The genomic DNA CCGTAAACGGGGATGAAAGAGCTTTAAAAGAGATAGGAGACATGGGACGGACGGGAGAGCGTTTAGCTACGTCTATGCCACTTATCCGCGAGAATCTTAAAGCTTATATCGAGGGAACAACAGAGTACAACACAGCCCTAGCAGATATTTATAAAAGTGGTGGTAAAGGTGCGATCGCAATTGATAAAGCCGCTAGTGACGTAAAGATCGAAAACACCCATTATAACAACCTGATTGAAGAATATAAAACTAGTTTATTTGCCAAGCTCGAATCTGAGAATCAACGTCACGACGATGCGCTGGACGTGATTGAATTACAGGCTTGGATAGATACTCAAATGGCTACTGTAAACGCAAAGGCTAGTTTAGAATCTACCTCTAACAAGCCATTCCTAGCACAAATGAAGGCAGATGCGGACTATGAAAATAAAAAGATTAAACACCTACTAGAGAATGGCTCAGACAGCGATTTAAGCCTGATTCCCAAAAAGCATTACTCAACAAACCCAGTAATTAAGCTTTGGAACAATATTAGAGATATTTTCAGTTAATTAAAAAGCCTCCAGACAGATGTTTCATGAAGAGGGGTAAAGGGAAAAGGGGAAAGGGTAAAGAATCTTGTTGGGAGATTGCGACCCCCCCTCAATTAAAGACCACTTAAAAAGTGGGGGCTTTAAAGCCGTATAGGGAGAAAGAATCATATAAAAAGTTTTATGCGTGTTTCAAGCGACTTCTTAACATGAGTCCCTTTTTTCCTTTTTCCTTTCCCCCTCCCTACTGGTAACTGGAGGTAAAAATAAACAATTCATTGCTTATTTCTATGATGCCCAAATTTGAATTAGGAGAGGATACCAGCCAAGAATCAAATTATCCAATCCAAGAAGATACTGCATTTACTCCCGATGAAATCGAAGCTATTAAAGCCTACAAAGATAATCTCAACCGAAAACTAAGCAAAAATCGAAGTATCTTAAAGGGATTAGAGACAAGCTTTTGGGGTATCACCTCCTATAGCCTAGCCCGATTTTTGATTATTACCAGTGGAACACAAGGAATAGGACTAGCAATAGCATCAATCCTCCTAATCAATCAAATAACCAATAGAGAAGTATTTGATGAAATAAATATTAATCGTAAAGACGGACAATGGTCAGCTGACAATATGGGTAAACTTATCAAATTTGGATTCTCAACCTTAGTAACTGCATTTGTAATATGGAGTGCCTTGGGTAATTTTTTGAATATTGTTAACTCGTCAAAACAAACCTACAACCAATTGCAGGATACAGTTACAGCTTTCAATAAGCTACCCTCAGACAAGCAAAATGGATTTATTATTGTAGGTGGTTTACTTGCTTTAGCTGGTATCTACACGATTATTGACTCAAAAAGAAGATGAAAATCTACTCAGGGTTAACAGTTATCGGGGTAACAATTGCTTTATCAAGTGCGATGTATTTAAGCCAGTCGAATCGTCCATATGATTTAGTAGCAATTAAATTCTGCCCGAAAACTGCCAACTTACCACCTCGTTACGGTGAAGAATTTAGCCAACTAAGCCAAGAAAGCTTAGATAAAAAGTATTGCTCTTATGAGCATAAATTGCTCAAAGAGATATGGTCACAAAAGCAATTTGAATCATCTACACCATTACCCGAATCATCATTCAGCATTCGTCATATCCCTGCCAGTGAATCAAAAGCTATTTGGTTTTTAGTTGCCCCTGTAGCTTCTGGAATCGCTTACTTAAGTTGGACTAAAAAGGCAGAAATAGACGAATTATCAGCACACTACGAGTTAGAAGCTTATAAAACTTGTATTAAATTAACCACAGTTTCGAGTCAAAATGAGAGAGAATTTAAGACGCTTCAAACTAATCAAACATGGGATAAACAAAAAGTTAAGCATGGTTTTATATCCATTGAAGCGATGCAAGATAAGCTTATTCGTCAACAAGAGATACAGGATAAAACCCACGCTTATACTCTCAAACAATTTGACTTAGCCGATTCCGATATGGATAAAAAGATTGCTGAAAACTTGCGAGATAAACATAAAGCAGAAGCAGATACGCAGAAAGTGTTAGGTAAAAAATCTGATAGTGATTCTGATGAATCAAGTAACCCAGATTCCTATATCCAAGAAAGAGTCAACCAACTATTAGAAGCATTAAAACAATGGGAAGATGGTTGGTTGTACACAATTATCAAAAATAACAAACCTTTGTGGTTAATTGGTTCCCAAGGTAGCGGTAAAACCAACACAGCAGGATGCATCGCAATCATCCGAAAATATTGCTTTGATGCTCCAATATATCAGCTTATCGACCGTCACGCTACTGGGGAAAATTGGAAAGTCTGGCAATTATTAGATGCACAAATCAAAGCAGAATCGGAAGATGAAATAGGACAGGCTTTAGAAGATGCCTGTGAGCGTTGGTTAACGAGAATTAAAGAAGTACCAAAACAAAAGCAACAACTAGTTATTGACGAATTTACCAACCTCAAAAAAATACCATCTTGTAAAGAATCAGCTATGAAGTTTTTCTCCATGCACCTGACAGATACAAGAAAAGCAAAAGAGTATTTTATTGGCATCAATCATTATTTTACCAATGAAAGCACCGTAGAAGGTACATTTGAAGCACGTAAGGCTGGCACAATCCAAATTAAAAAGTTTTCTGCAAATGGTGAAACACCATTACCAAGAGTACAAATTGTACATGGTTTGGTGGATAGCAATGGGAATGAATTAGAAGAAGTTGAACAAACACTCCCTAGTTGGTTTGAGGCAGTCAAGATTTACAACCATTTCAACGGTAGCAAACTCGACTTTGAAGGATAACTAATGAATAACCAACCAAATTTATTTAAGATGACTTAATTCAGATTGATAGCATCAATTAATTCATTTTCATAAAAATATAGCTACCATAACAGGATTTATATTTATTCAGAAAATTGTAATTAACATACGTTTACAACCCGCGATTGCATCGCTGGAAGGATTATATTGTCGTAAGTAAGAACGTTTGCATACAAGCAACTGGAATACATTATTTTTTTTATTATAAAAAAAGGTAAAATAATACTAATTGCATCTACAAAATTTCAGATAATCAAATTAAATGACGCGCTTTATACATGACAAGTTCGCCAAGGACTATCTTGAAGAGTTACTAAAAGATTACGGAGAAGTCAAGCCGTCGGAAAAAGTTTCAGGAGAGATTAAAGAAATAGATGTTTTATTCACTCCTTCTAAACAGCAAAGCTCTAATTTACAAGTGCTGGGATTACTCGGAAGATTTGCCGAATATCCTGCAATATTAGAACCATTCCGCAATCCTGCCTCTACCGACGAAATATGCGATTGTATTCTAAAATTATTAGAAGTAAAGGGTGGATTGCGACGAGAAGCCAAAGCAAATAAAACCAAACTCCAAGAAGAGAAAATACCCAAATTGTGGATTTTTACTCCAACCATATCTGAACGCTTATTATTTAGCTTTAACGTTAACCAAAAAGAGGGGTGGTTGTCAGGAGTATACTTTTTAGGTGATGCCTTACGGACAGCAATTGTAGCCATACATCAATTACCGGAAACACCGGAGACGTTGTGGTTGAGATTATTGGGTAGAGGAAGTAAACAAGAACAAGCTATTGTCGAGTTGCAAGCGTTACCATTAAATCATCCATACCAAAAGGCAACACTCGAATTAGTTTACAACTTGCGTGAAAATTTGAGAATTAATCAAGAATTAGATACTGATGATAGGGAGTTAATTATGCGATTAGAACCACTTTATCAAAGAGACAAAGAACAAGCTATACAGTCAGGAGAGCAACGTTTAATTATACGTCAGCTAAATCGCCGTATTGGTGAAATTGATGCATCATTAATCGAGCGAGTTCAAGGATTATCGATTGAACAATTAGAGAATTTAGGAGAGGCATTATTAGACTTTTCTAGTGTTGCTGATTTATCAGCTTGGTTAAACCAACAACAAGGATAAATAACCGGGAAAATAGTTAAATTTTGACACTCTCAAAATCAGAATTCGGGAGAGTGTCAATGACAAATAGTTTATTACATTAAGCTGTCGTCAATGCCCATACCCCATACCCTTCTTAATCCCATAACGACACACTTGGATGTGAGTCGCCCCGTCAGTTTAAATGTTGATAAAAATTATTTCTTATGATAAAGAATCCGCAAGGAATAGGGTCATCCCAACGTCAATTCACCCGATGGCATATCAACAACCAACCGTCGAGTAGTTAGCCATTGACGACCGAGTAAAACTTCAGTTAAATCTTTACCAACGTGAACGGGAATATATCGTGCCGCAAGCCCCAGACTCATTAATTCGGAAAGTATGGTGTATTTTACCAGGATGCTTTTCACGACACTGTTGCCAAACCACTTCTAAATCTTTATCGACGAAATACTCTCCACTATCGGGTTCAACCGTCATATACCAGTTATAATGAGTCTCAATCAATTCCGATTTAACTTTATCAAATATCGGTTTACAACGTTGGTAAAAAGCTTCGCGTTCGGCTTCACGCTGCGCTTTTTGTTCTTCTGTCCACTGAATTTCGGGGAATATTCGTCCCTTGCGTGCGGTACGAGTCAGTTTAGTTTCAGTCATGATTGGTTCAAAGCACAATTGCAATATCTATATTGGACAGTATTTTCCGCCCACTGAGGAGAAGCGCTTTGGCAACCAAAATAAGCATATATGGAAGAAAGGGGAATTTAACAGGCTTTTATACCTGTTTTTGGCAAGCGGACACCTTTAACTAGAGAGCATTTTAGTCCCTTTAAAGAAGTTTACGGGGATGATGCTAATGGGGGAAGTCCGCGTGTTGACCAAGGGGAGTCGGGACGTTGGCGCAGATGGACGTGGGAGGATATTGCTAAACGCGGCGAAAACCTGGATATAACTTGGCTGCGGGATGAAAGTTTGCAGTCGGGGGATAATTTACCGGAACCGGATATCATTGCAGCCGCTATTATGACGAAATTACAAACGGCGATCGCGGAAATGGAGGCGTTGACGGCGTTGCTGGAAGGTGAAGAAGAAACCGAGGAAGGTGCAGCACTTTTAGAATAAAAGCAAACCCACAGTAATCAATTGTTATGACCCAAGCCTTACCAAAAATAGTTACCTTTGACGAATTTATCACCTGGTATCCTGAAAACTCTGGGGTACGCTATGAATTACACAATGGGGAAATTGTCGAAATGTCACAGCCTACGGGGAAACATGAAAGGATAAAAGGATTTTCGGCGGCTGAATTGACTTTAGAGTTTAGACGATTAAATCTCCCCTACTTTATCCCTAATCAAGCAATAGTAAAACCACCGGAAAGAGAATCAGGTTATTTTCCAGATGTATTAATACTGAATGACGATGCTTTGGTTGATGAACCTCTTTGGGAAAAATCTTCTACTGTGACTAAGGGTGCATCAATTCCTTTAGTGATTGAGGTTGTCAGTACCAATTGGCGCGATGATTATTATCTGAAACTTGCCGATTATGAGGAGATGGGTATTTCTGAATATTGGATTGTTGATTATGCAGCATTGGGAGCTAGGAAGTTTATTGGTAATCCCAAACAACCTACCATTTCAATCTATCAATTAATTGACGGGGAATACCAAGTCACTCAGTTTTGGGGTAGCGATAAAATTATATCTCCTTCTTTCCCTGAGTTAAATTTAACTGCGGAACAAGTTTTTAATGCTGGTCAATAATAAGTATTAAATTTACTAAATTATCAGAGGTAGGTAGTAAAGATGAGTGCAGAACAAGAATTATTAACCAAGTGGCGTTCCCTTCCACAAGACAAACAGGAAGAAGTTTTAGATTTTGTTGAATTTCTTCGCTTGAAAACCTCTGCAAATAAAACTCCCTTGGGAGAACGTTTACGCCAAATTCGCACTCTTATTGTTGCTTCTGGAGAACCTTTATTAAGTCGAGATGAAATAGAAAAAGAAATTGCTAGTCGTCGTGGGGGATTACAGGAAACATAACCCGTTAGAGTAACTTTTTATTAGGAGAAAAAGACGATGGATAGTATAAAAATCAGATCCCATGTGGGTAAAGATGGGATTTTACATTTAGATATCCCCTTGGGAATAACGGATAGAGAAGTTGAAATCATGGTGATTTATCAACCAATAGAAATATCAAAGCAGCAAAAAACACCAGAAGAATTAGGCTGGACTCCTGGTTTTTTTGAGCAAACTGCTGGTTGTTTAGCAGATGACCCAATTCAAAGATATCCCCAAGGTGAATACGAAGAAAGAGAGCCGTTATTTGAATGATTTATTTGTTAGATACTAATGCTTGTATTGTTTATTTAAATCGCCCTATATCTGGCGTGAGACAAAAAATACAATCGCTGTCACCACAAGATATTGTTGTGTGTTCGGTGGTTAAAGCTGAACTATTTTATGGTGCAATGAGAAGCAACAATACTACACGCACCCTAGCTTTACAAGAAGCATTCCTAAATAATTTCGTATCATTGCCTTTTGATGATTCCGCCGCCACTATTTACGGGAGAATTCGGGCTGAGTTAGCAGCTAGTGGTACGCCGATTGGGCCTTATGATTTGCAGATTGCAGAAGAGTGCAATGGCGAATAATTTAATCTTGGTTACGCATAATACGCGGGAATTTAGTCGAGTGAATGGGTTGCAGATTGAGGATTGGGAGGAAATGGAGTGAGTGAGGATAAATATCAATTATATGAAGTACGGAGTGCTTGGATCTGGACTACTACTAGTGAAGTGTGTTCGTCTGTAAGAGATGGAACTCATGATACGCCTAAGTACGTTGAAGAAGGGATTCCATTAATAACGTCTAAAAATTTAATTAACTATCCTTTCTCAACATACCAGTCAACAAATCCGACATCTCCAAGGAGTCTCTATTCCGATTATCATCATAAATCATCAGCGTCCTGGGGTCAGCGTGCCGACTTAACTTCTGCACCTTTCTAATATTCCCATCCGTCGCATCCAACGCCGCCGTAATCGCGCTATGCCTTACCCTATGCGGTGACATCGGCTTTTTGACACCCGCCGCTTTAAACGCCCGTGCCACTATTTTATGTATAGCATCCCCCGTCAACCTATGCCCAGAGTTATGGAAATCCAACGCCGTAAAAATTGGTAAATTCTCATTATTATCCCCCCTAGCAATCAACCAAATAGCAATAGAATTCGCCACATCCTTAGACATATCAATATACTCTTCATTCGTCCCCTGACCCTTCCCAAAAATTCTTAACTTCCGCCCATAAAAATCAAAATCACTCACATTTAACTGACATACCTCATTCCTTCGTAAAGCCAACCCCCACAGCACCAGAAAAATTGCATAATTGCGCTTACCAATCAACGTTTCCCTATCAAATTGCCCAATAACTTTAGCTATTGTTTTACTATCAACACCCCTAGTATCCCGGTAAGCTTTTACTTTCTCAGACTCCACATCTTCCAAAGAATAGTTACAAACTCCCAACTTTCTACCCATTTTAGAGAGCGATTTAATAGCAGCCAAACGCCGATTAACAGTAGCTTCCCGCACCCCACTTTGAATTAACAGCGCTTTATATTTCAACACTACATGCACAGCCTGCTCCCGCGTCAGGTGTAAAAACTCCAACACACTATCCCGATTGGGTAACACAGAAGTCATCTTCAAAAAAAAGTCTTTTATATCTTTCTCA from Tolypothrix sp. NIES-4075 includes the following:
- a CDS encoding DUF4351 domain-containing protein — encoded protein: MTRFIHDKFAKDYLEELLKDYGEVKPSEKVSGEIKEIDVLFTPSKQQSSNLQVLGLLGRFAEYPAILEPFRNPASTDEICDCILKLLEVKGGLRREAKANKTKLQEEKIPKLWIFTPTISERLLFSFNVNQKEGWLSGVYFLGDALRTAIVAIHQLPETPETLWLRLLGRGSKQEQAIVELQALPLNHPYQKATLELVYNLRENLRINQELDTDDRELIMRLEPLYQRDKEQAIQSGEQRLIIRQLNRRIGEIDASLIERVQGLSIEQLENLGEALLDFSSVADLSAWLNQQQG
- a CDS encoding Uma2 family endonuclease, whose amino-acid sequence is MTQALPKIVTFDEFITWYPENSGVRYELHNGEIVEMSQPTGKHERIKGFSAAELTLEFRRLNLPYFIPNQAIVKPPERESGYFPDVLILNDDALVDEPLWEKSSTVTKGASIPLVIEVVSTNWRDDYYLKLADYEEMGISEYWIVDYAALGARKFIGNPKQPTISIYQLIDGEYQVTQFWGSDKIISPSFPELNLTAEQVFNAGQ
- a CDS encoding DUF2281 domain-containing protein, producing MSAEQELLTKWRSLPQDKQEEVLDFVEFLRLKTSANKTPLGERLRQIRTLIVASGEPLLSRDEIEKEIASRRGGLQET
- a CDS encoding tyrosine-type recombinase/integrase, yielding MPNESERGEIVKLSLEACLDAPVVRYFSQPLHDSPDVLAQLLADKRNPNTRRAYEKDIKDFFLKMTSVLPNRDSVLEFLHLTREQAVHVVLKYKALLIQSGVREATVNRRLAAIKSLSKMGRKLGVCNYSLEDVESEKVKAYRDTRGVDSKTIAKVIGQFDRETLIGKRNYAIFLVLWGLALRRNEVCQLNVSDFDFYGRKLRIFGKGQGTNEEYIDMSKDVANSIAIWLIARGDNNENLPIFTALDFHNSGHRLTGDAIHKIVARAFKAAGVKKPMSPHRVRHSAITAALDATDGNIRKVQKLSRHADPRTLMIYDDNRNRDSLEMSDLLTGMLRKDS